In Silene latifolia isolate original U9 population chromosome 3, ASM4854445v1, whole genome shotgun sequence, a single window of DNA contains:
- the LOC141647112 gene encoding mRNA cap guanine-N(7) methyltransferase 2, with protein sequence MAGVAPTNAPSPHTHTHHRLIEFAKTALFKIFLFPYATICELYCGQVPHQDKFDDALIGHYIGVDVESSGVSQVREAWESPLRKPYSSDFFVVDPCIESLEPQLGEKCHTVDVVCCMQHLQMCFESEERAMILLRNVASLLKPGGYFFGITPDSSMIWAKYQKNVEACHNRSGSMKPNSMPNCIRSESYMITFEVEEEKFPIFGKKYQLKFASDVSAETHCLVHFPSFIRLARQAGLEYVEIQNLTEFYDDNRAQFASLISKFGPNLVDPRGRLLPRSYDVLGLYTIFVFQKPDPDMAPPITTPLLPDGPHIYDEASNTVARLATDF encoded by the exons ATGGCGGGAGTAGCTCCGACGAACGCACCATCGCCGCACACACACACGCACCACCGTCTAATCGAATTCGCGAAAACAGCTTTATTCAAGATATTTCTCTTCCCCTACGCAACTATATGTGAACTATACTGCGGTCAAGTACCGCACCAGGATAAATTCGACGACGCTCTCATCGGTCATTATATCGGCGTCG ATGTGGAGAGTTCTGGAGTTAGTCAAGTTCGTGAAGCATGGGAGAGTCCGCTTCGCAAGCCCTATTCTTCCGATTTCTTCGTCGTTGATCCTTGTATT GAAAGCTTAGAACCACAATTAGGAGAGAAGTGCCACACAGTAGACGTGGTTTGCTGCATGCAGCATTTGCAG ATGTGCTTCGAGTCTGAAGAGAGGGCAATGATTCTTCTGCGCAATGTAGCTTCTTTGCTCAAACCAGGAGGTTATTTTTTTGGTATAACCCCTGACTCCTCCATGATATG GGCTAAGTACCAGAAAAATGTTGAAGCATGTCACAACAGAAGTGGTTCAATGAAACCAAATAGCATGCCTAATTGCATTCGGTCAGAGAGCTACATGATCACTTTTGAAGTTGAGGAAGAAAA GTTTCCAATATTTGGAAAGAAATACCAGCTCAAGTTTGCGAGTGATGTTTCCGCGGAAACTCATTGTTTAGTTCATTTCCCCAGCTTTATCAG ATTGGCTAGGCAAGCTGGTCTTGAGTACGTTGAGATCCAGAATCTAACtgaattttatgatgataatag AGCTCAATTTGCAAGCTTAATCTCGAAATTCGGTCCAAATCTTGTGGACCCTCGTGGAAGACTACTTCCTCGGTCTTATGacgtcctag GTTTATATACGATATTTGTATTTCAGAAACCAGATCCGGACATGGCTCCTCCCATCACAACTCCTCTCTTGCCCGATGGACCTCATATTTATGACGAGGCAAGTAATACCGTGGCTCGTTTGGCAACTGACTTTTAG
- the LOC141647111 gene encoding pyruvate kinase 1, cytosolic isoform X1: MHSSPLLLEEPIRMASILEPSKPQSAFTSMTKVVGTLGPNSRSLEIISACLNAGMSVARFDFSWGDAEYHQETLENLKKAIKTTKKLCGVMLDTVGPELQVINKKELPISLVEDSFVVLTPDQGKEANSDVLPINFSGLSKAVKARDTIFVGQYLFTGSETTSVWLEVSEIKGEDVVCLIKNSATLAGPIYTLHACQVHIDQPTLSEKDKEVISTWGVRNNIDFLSLSYTRHAEDVRKAREFLSTLGDLRHTHIFAKIENVEGLAHFDEILQEADGIILSRGNLGIDLPPEKVFLFQKAALYKCNMAGKPAVVTRVVDSMTNNLRPTRAEATDVANAVLDGSDAILLGAETLRGLYPVETIGTVGRICFEAEKVFNHDLYFKKTGKHVGEPVSHVESIASSAVRAAIKVNASAIICFTSSGRAARLLAKYRPTMPVLSVVVPRLKTNQLRWTFSGAFEARQSLIVRGLFPMLADPRHPADSNSATNETILKVALDHGKASGVIKAHDRVVVCQKVGDVSVVKILELED, translated from the exons ATGCATTCAAGTCCACTGTTGCTTGAAGAACCCATAAGAATGGCTTCAATTCTTGAACCATCTAAGCCT CAGAGTGCATTTACTTCGATGACCAAAGTTGTGGGAACTTTGGGACCCAATTCTCGATCTTTGGAGATCATTTCTGCTTGTCTTAATGCTGGAATGTCTG TGGCACGGTTCGACTTTTCGTGGGGAGATGCTGAATATCATCAGGAGACTTTGGAGAATCTGAAGAAGGCCATTAAAACCACCAAGAAGCTCTGTGGT GTCATGTTGGATACCGTAGGCCCTGAATTGCAGGTTATCAATAAGAAGGAGCTTCCTATTTCTCTCGTAGAAGATTCATTTGTGGTTCTAACACCTGACCAAGGCAAAGAGGCAAACTCAGATGTGCTACCTATCAACTTCAGCGGGCTGTCTAAG GCTGTAAAGGCAAGAGATACTATTTTTGTTGGCCAGTATCTATTCACTGGCAGTGAGACCACTTCAGTTTGGCTCGAG GTATCTGAGATTAAGGGGGAAGATGTGGTCTGCCTTATCAAGAACTCTGCTACATTGGCTGGTCCTATATACACTTTGCATGCCTGTCAAGTCCATATAGATCAGCCTACCCTTTCAGAAAAGGACAAGGAG GTTATAAGCACATGGGGTGTTCGGAACAATATTGATTTCCTCTCTCTGTCTTACACTCGGCATGCAGAAGATGTCCGAAAA GCTCGTGAGTTCTTATCTACCTTAGGCGATCTTCGACATACTCACATTTTTGCAAAAATTGAGAATGTGGAG GGATTAGCCCATTTTGATGAGATTCTACAAGAAGCAGACGGCATCATCCTCTCTCGTGGAAACCTTGGAATTGATCTCCCACCGGAAAAG GTGTTCTTGTTTCAAAAAGCAGCTCTTTACAAGTGCAATATGGCTGGAAAGCCTGCAGTGGTTACTCGAGTGGTGGATAGCATGACTAATAACCTCAGGCCTACTCGTGCCGAGGCAACTGATGTTGCTAACGCTGTATTAGACG GAAGTGATGCCATTCTTCTAGGTGCAGAGACATTGCGCGGTTTATATCCAGTTGAAACCATTGGAACTGTGGGTAGAATTTGTTTCGAG GCAGAAAAGGTATTCAATCATGATTTATATTTCAAGAAGACTGGAAAACACGTCGGAGAGCCTGTATCTCACGTGGAGTCCATTGCTTCTTCTGCG GTACGTGCGGCCATCAAAGTGAATGCATCGGCAATCATCTGCTTCACCTCATCTGGTAGAGCTGCAAG ATTGCTTGCCAAGTACCGTCCAACAATGCCTGTGCTATCAGTAGTTGTTCCTCGGCTCAAAACTAACCAACTCCGCTGGACCTTTTCGGGTGCTTTCGAG GCAAGGCAATCACTCATTGTCAGAGGCCTCTTCCCTATGCTAGCTGATCCAAGACATCCA GCTGATTCGAATAGCGCTACAAATGAAACCATATTGAAAGTAGCTCTCGACCATGGCAAGGCTTCTGGTGTCATCAAGGCCCATGATCGAGTAGTCGTTTGCCAGAAAGTTGGTGACGTCTCCGTTGTCAAGATTCTCGAACTTGAAGACTAG
- the LOC141647111 gene encoding pyruvate kinase 1, cytosolic isoform X2, translating into MHSSPLLLEEPIRMASILEPSKPSAFTSMTKVVGTLGPNSRSLEIISACLNAGMSVARFDFSWGDAEYHQETLENLKKAIKTTKKLCGVMLDTVGPELQVINKKELPISLVEDSFVVLTPDQGKEANSDVLPINFSGLSKAVKARDTIFVGQYLFTGSETTSVWLEVSEIKGEDVVCLIKNSATLAGPIYTLHACQVHIDQPTLSEKDKEVISTWGVRNNIDFLSLSYTRHAEDVRKAREFLSTLGDLRHTHIFAKIENVEGLAHFDEILQEADGIILSRGNLGIDLPPEKVFLFQKAALYKCNMAGKPAVVTRVVDSMTNNLRPTRAEATDVANAVLDGSDAILLGAETLRGLYPVETIGTVGRICFEAEKVFNHDLYFKKTGKHVGEPVSHVESIASSAVRAAIKVNASAIICFTSSGRAARLLAKYRPTMPVLSVVVPRLKTNQLRWTFSGAFEARQSLIVRGLFPMLADPRHPADSNSATNETILKVALDHGKASGVIKAHDRVVVCQKVGDVSVVKILELED; encoded by the exons ATGCATTCAAGTCCACTGTTGCTTGAAGAACCCATAAGAATGGCTTCAATTCTTGAACCATCTAAGCCT AGTGCATTTACTTCGATGACCAAAGTTGTGGGAACTTTGGGACCCAATTCTCGATCTTTGGAGATCATTTCTGCTTGTCTTAATGCTGGAATGTCTG TGGCACGGTTCGACTTTTCGTGGGGAGATGCTGAATATCATCAGGAGACTTTGGAGAATCTGAAGAAGGCCATTAAAACCACCAAGAAGCTCTGTGGT GTCATGTTGGATACCGTAGGCCCTGAATTGCAGGTTATCAATAAGAAGGAGCTTCCTATTTCTCTCGTAGAAGATTCATTTGTGGTTCTAACACCTGACCAAGGCAAAGAGGCAAACTCAGATGTGCTACCTATCAACTTCAGCGGGCTGTCTAAG GCTGTAAAGGCAAGAGATACTATTTTTGTTGGCCAGTATCTATTCACTGGCAGTGAGACCACTTCAGTTTGGCTCGAG GTATCTGAGATTAAGGGGGAAGATGTGGTCTGCCTTATCAAGAACTCTGCTACATTGGCTGGTCCTATATACACTTTGCATGCCTGTCAAGTCCATATAGATCAGCCTACCCTTTCAGAAAAGGACAAGGAG GTTATAAGCACATGGGGTGTTCGGAACAATATTGATTTCCTCTCTCTGTCTTACACTCGGCATGCAGAAGATGTCCGAAAA GCTCGTGAGTTCTTATCTACCTTAGGCGATCTTCGACATACTCACATTTTTGCAAAAATTGAGAATGTGGAG GGATTAGCCCATTTTGATGAGATTCTACAAGAAGCAGACGGCATCATCCTCTCTCGTGGAAACCTTGGAATTGATCTCCCACCGGAAAAG GTGTTCTTGTTTCAAAAAGCAGCTCTTTACAAGTGCAATATGGCTGGAAAGCCTGCAGTGGTTACTCGAGTGGTGGATAGCATGACTAATAACCTCAGGCCTACTCGTGCCGAGGCAACTGATGTTGCTAACGCTGTATTAGACG GAAGTGATGCCATTCTTCTAGGTGCAGAGACATTGCGCGGTTTATATCCAGTTGAAACCATTGGAACTGTGGGTAGAATTTGTTTCGAG GCAGAAAAGGTATTCAATCATGATTTATATTTCAAGAAGACTGGAAAACACGTCGGAGAGCCTGTATCTCACGTGGAGTCCATTGCTTCTTCTGCG GTACGTGCGGCCATCAAAGTGAATGCATCGGCAATCATCTGCTTCACCTCATCTGGTAGAGCTGCAAG ATTGCTTGCCAAGTACCGTCCAACAATGCCTGTGCTATCAGTAGTTGTTCCTCGGCTCAAAACTAACCAACTCCGCTGGACCTTTTCGGGTGCTTTCGAG GCAAGGCAATCACTCATTGTCAGAGGCCTCTTCCCTATGCTAGCTGATCCAAGACATCCA GCTGATTCGAATAGCGCTACAAATGAAACCATATTGAAAGTAGCTCTCGACCATGGCAAGGCTTCTGGTGTCATCAAGGCCCATGATCGAGTAGTCGTTTGCCAGAAAGTTGGTGACGTCTCCGTTGTCAAGATTCTCGAACTTGAAGACTAG
- the LOC141648620 gene encoding uncharacterized protein LOC141648620, with translation MLFQSAWDGSKFFTFLRRCVNKLSRPFRNPELYEEKVKDAGEPAEQENKCVSCNTALSFSDEDLLLGSKLHNRPLYVSGYIRGRRVNRILIDGGSGVNLMPKATMVELGITMDELSSSRTIIHGFNLNGERAVGIIRVNLSMEDLSSDTLFHVIDAKTSFKLLLGRPWKHENGVVASTLHQCLKYYRGGERRINGDVKPFSKVDSFFADAKFFEESGTSSEFLPSTISSTGTRGKEKEAVNSPNTSSNDAKMEVGQSSQSKSNEKVKHVEEAKKEDPQKNAAPVLRYIPKSRRKEGESPFAKYQSSKTMTKEKAKSNNVVKQEWMVKLITPLPSTVEKQVIRYAPTGFVPSSSESSQGQEKGVFNSNAYKLLAKAGYDFENPTPLGKIISVEPYGLNETQKKLFKEEGSFSASKVGLGYESPSPIKIGAQRKLDALSSQCITPEEMTEDESTNETTSPTLSVFDQIRPPATRVALSVFDRLGGHSLSQQEIPLRNRFSIFKRLGVQNNATCACQSSTSSHLKKKGSVLKHLGVSSRSVFDRLKDPKGIEDHKQSHQASASNKEEVKVSNDLRSVVPSRMKRIEVVDIVQAQPFKVKRHVVVLTNQKKSSSFQEKRKSRLGEASTTPSASNKEELEDKIMTSCHITVEEVPDASEEIEADEAPALLEDGGQSTVDDLKELNLGTSEDPRPIYTSALLTEKEEDEYFKLLTEYKDVFAWSYKEMPGLSPKVAMHRLAIKKSVSPKKQPQRRFRSDLIPEIEKEVNKLIEAGFIREVTYPTWIANIVPVRKKNGQLRVCVDFRDLNNACPKDDFPLPVTELMIDATTGHEALSFMDCTAGYNQILMAPEDQEATAFRTPKGIFCYKVMPFGLKNAGATYQRAMQRIFDDMLHKKIECHVDDVVVKSKKREDHINDLRTVFERLRKCQLKMNPLKCAFGVTSGKFLGFVVRHRGIEVDQSKIKAIQEMPEPKNLKELRGLQGRLAYIRRFISNLAGRCQPFSHLMKKDAIFQWDDKCHNAFESIKKYLSSAPVLGAPPSGRPFILYIAAQERSLGALCAQENEDKKERALYYLSRTLVGAELNYSQIEKICLALVFAIQKLRHYMQAHTVHVISKDDPIKYILSRPVLSGRLAKWALLLKQDDLVHVPQKAIKGQALVTSLLIIQVPKWELQDDLPGEEIFYVDVLPPWQMYFDEYQALILGLQMAIEIGVKDLDIYGDSLLVVNQVLDEFEVKKDDLIPYHQYAIRLLNKLDCVHIGHVPRNANKLADALANLAATLALKGEGSHDNSICKSLGSTAARTAARRRRNCRVI, from the exons ATGCTCTTCCAAAGCGCATGGGATGGAAGCAAATTTTTCACCTTCCTAAGGAGATGCGTCAACAAGTTATCCAGGCCCTTCAGGAATCCAGAGTTATACGAAGAAAAGGTAAAAGACGCAGGGGAGCCTGCAGAGCAAGAAAATAAATGTGTATCTTGCAACACCGCCTTATCATTCTCTGATGAAGATTTGTTGCTTGGATCAAAGCTCCACAATAGGCCTTTGTATGTGTCAGGCTATATTAGAGGCAGGAGGGTGAACCGTATCTTAATCGATGGAGGGTCTGGTGTAAATCTCATGCCGAAGGCAACCATGGTTGAGTTAGGCATTACGATGGATGAGTTATCCAGTAGTCGAACAATAATTCATGGCTTCAACCTGAATGGCGAGCGTGCTGTTGGCATAATTCGTGTGAATCTTAGCATGGAGGATTTATCTTCTGACACCTTATTTCATGTTATTGATGCAAAGACCTCGTTCAAGTTATTATTAGGTCGGCCCTGGAAGCATGAGAATGGTGTAGTTGCTTCAACTCTCCATCAATGTCTAAAATATTATCGTGGAGGTGAAAGAAGGATCAATGGTGATGTCAAGCCTTTTTCTAAGGTCGATTCATTCTTCGCGGATGCAAAGTTCTTCGAGGAAAGTGGCACTTCAAGTGAATTCTTACCATCCACTATTTCATCAACTGGGACGAGAGGCAAAGAAAAAGAAGCTGTGAACTCTCCAAATACTTCTAGTAACGATGCAAAAATGGAAGTGGGCCAAAGTAGCCAATCGAAGAGCAACGAAAAAGTCAAACATGTTGAGGAAGCTAAGAAAGAAGATCCACAAAAGAATGCAGCTCCGGTGCTTCGGTACATTCCAAAGTCACGACGCAAGGAAGGTGAAAGTCCTTTTGCGAAATATCAAAGCTCAAAAACAATGACCAAAGAGAAAGCTAAGTCCAACAATGTAGTCAAGCAAGAGTGGATGGTGAAGCTTATCACCCCTCTGCCTAGCACGGTTGAAAAACAAGTTATAAGATACGCTCCTACAGGGTTCGTCCCATCATCAAGCGAATCGTCCCAGGGTCAAGAAAAGGGCGTgttcaactccaatgcatataaGTTGTTGGCTAAAGCTGGATATGACTTTGAAAATCCCACTCCATTGGGCAAAATTATCAGTGTTGAGCCTTATGGCTTGAACGAAACTCAAAAGAAGCTTTTTAAGGAAGAGGGGAGCTTCAGTGCTTCCAAGGTTGGTTTAGGCTATGAATCTCCTTCGCCTATAAAGATTGGTGCTCAAAGAAAATTAGATGCATTATCCTCTCAGTGCATCACACCTGAAGAAATGACAGAAGATGAAAGTACAAATGAGACAACATCGCCAACACTCTCTGTCTTCGATCAGATTCGACCACCTGCAACAAGAGTGGCTCTTTCTGTGTTCGATAGATTAGGGGGGCATAGTTTGTCACAACAAGAAATACCTTTAAGAAATCGCTTTTCTATCTTCAAGAGATTGGGTGTTCAAAATAATGCCACTTGTGCTTGTCAGTCAAGTACCTCATCACATTTGAAGAAGAAAGGTTCAGTACTCAAACATTTGGGAGTTTCATCTCGTTCGGTGTTTGATCGCTTAAAAGACCCCAAAGGGATTGAAGATCATAAGCAATCACATCAAGCCTCAGCAAGCAACAAAGAAGAGGTGAAAGTTAGTAATGATCTCAGAAGTGTTGTCCCTTCCAGAATGAAGCGCATAGAAGTAGTAGACATAGTGCAAGCGCAACCCTTCAAGGTAAAAAGGCACGTTGTGGTCCTTACAAATCAAAAGAAGTCATCATCTTTCCAAGAAAAGCGGAAGTCACGACTTGGTGAAGCCTCAACAACACCGAGTGCAAGCAACAAAGAAGAATTGGAAGATAAAATAATGACATCTTGTCACATCACCGTAGAGGAAGTCCCTGATGCTAGTGAAGAGATTGAAGCTGATGAAGCTCCAGCATTGCTAGAGGACGGGGGGCAATCAACCGTCGATGACTTAAAGGAACTCAACTTAGGTACTTCGGAGGACCCTCGACCAATATATACTAGTGCTCTTCTTACAGAGAAGGAGGAGGATGAATACTTCAAGCTCTTAACTGAGTACAAGGACGTCTTCGCTTGGAGTTACAAAGAAATGCCAGGATTAAGTCCTAAAGTCGCAATGCATCGTTTGGCGATTAAGAAGAGTGTAAGTCCTAAGAAGCAACCTCAACGACGTTTTAGGTCAGACTTGATTCCTGAGATTGAGAAAGAAGTCAACAAACTCATTGAAGCTGGTTTCATTCGAGAGGTAACATACCCAACATGGATTGCTAACATTGTGCCAGTAAGAAAGAAAAATGGCCAGTTACGCGTATGTGTGGATTTTCGGGATCTCAATAATGCTTGTCCAAAAGACGATTTTCCTTTGCCAGTCACGGAGCTTATGATTGATGCAACGACTGGACATGAAGCTCTTTCCTTCATGGATTGCACGGCAGGATATAATCAAATTCTTATGGCACCTGAGGATCAAGAGGCCACTGCGTTTCGTACTCCGAAAGGGATCTTTTGCTACAAAGTTATGCCATTTGGTCTCAAGAATGCAGGAGCAACATATCAACGTGCTATGCAAAGGATATTTGATGACATGTTGCACAAAAAAATTGAATGCCATGTTGATGATGTTGTGGTTAAGTCCAAGAAAAGAGAAGACCATATCAACGACCTTCGTACCGTCTTTGAAAGACTGCGAAAATGCCAACTCAAGATGAATCCGCTCAAATGTGCCTTTGGAGTTACTTCGGGGAAATTCTTAGGATTCGTGGTACGACATAGAGGAATTGAAGTTGATCAATCAAAGATCAAGGCAATTCAAGAAATGCCAGAGCCTAAAAATTTGAAGGAGCTTCGTGGTCTACAAGGTCGCTTGGCTTATATTCGCAGATTCATCTCTAACCTCGCGGGACGCTGCCAGCCATTCAGTCATCTTATGAAAAAGGATGCTATATTCCAATGGGATGACAAATGTCATAATGCCTTTGAAAGTATCAAAAAGTACTTGTCATCTGCACCTGTGTTGGGGGCACCGCCTTCCGGAAGGCCTTTTATCCTCTACATCGCCGCACAAGAACGTTCACTGGGGGCATTATGTGCTCAAGAGAATGAAGATAAGAAGGAGAGGGCTCTTTATTACCTAAGTCGAACTTTGGTGGGAGCTGAACTGAATTACTCTCAAATCGAGAAAATATGCTTGGCTTTGGTCTTCGCAATTCAAAAACTAAGGCACTACATGCAGGCACATACCGTCCATGTAATTTCAAAGGATGATCCTATCAAGTATATACTCTCAAGGCCAGTCTTGTCCGGTCGTCTAGCAAAGTGGGCGCTTCTACTCAAACAAGATGACTTGGTCCACGTGCCTCAAAAAGCCATCAAAGGGCAAGCTTTAGTGACTTCCTTGTTGATCATCCAGGTCCCAAAATGGGAACTTCAAGATGATCTTCCTGGAGAAGAGATATTCTATGTGGATGTACTTCCGCCATGGCAAATGTATTTTGATG AGTATCAAGCTTTAATCTTAGGACTTCAAATGGCGATTGAAATAGGGGTCAAAGATTTAGACATCTACGGGGATTCTTTGTTGGTAGTGAACCAAGTCCTTGATGAATTCGAAGTGAAGAAAGATGATCTCATTCCCTACCATCAATATGCAATCCGGTTACTTAACAAGTTGGATTGTGTTCACATTGGACATGTGCCTAGGAATGCCAATAAGTTGGCTGACGCGCTTGCTAATCTTGCAGCCACTTTGGCACTCAAAGGCGAGGGAAGTCACGACAATTCCATTTGCAAATCGTTGGGTAGTACCGCCGCTAGAACCGCCGCTAGAAGGAGGAGAAATTGCAGAGTCATCTAA